The following is a genomic window from Bdellovibrionales bacterium.
CTCCTTCGCTCACTGGAAAAACAAGGTCAAAATACATCGAGGATTGAAGAAGGATCGGCGGAGAAAAATGATCAGCTTTTTGCTCTCAAAATCGTGAATCTACCCACACCTTTTGATCATTATGCCGTTTTTATTGTGTTTTACAAACTTCGCCCGATTTTGGATCTCCAAAACCAAAAAAACAGGGAGAAGGTGGCGGGGGCCACCCGTTTCTTTTTAGCGGCGCTCGCAATAAATCGTTGTGGTCGTTATGAGCGCGATGATCACAATGAGTGCCACGATAAGCGCCCACGTGAATCCAAAAACAACAAAAGCCGCCGCGATAGACGCCGTGGTTATAAGCTCAATCACCACATAACGCGTACCGATGGGCGCGGCGCAATGGCGGCAACGCCCACGCCCGATCAGCCATGACACAACG
Proteins encoded in this region:
- a CDS encoding prepilin peptidase, which translates into the protein MNDPLLNEPFVRLFVGTLVGLVLGSFTTMLSYRLPRGLSIVSPPSTCPSCGSHLTPRDLIPVVSWLIGRGRCRHCAAPIGTRYVVIELITTASIAAAFVVFGFTWALIVALIVIIALITTTTIYCERR